A single Atribacteraceae bacterium DNA region contains:
- the nuoE gene encoding NADH-quinone oxidoreductase subunit NuoE: protein MNPVKIEPIVYQEVDEIIRKYTDEKTPLLAILQDISLKWGYLPRDVMGYVAQKLDIPAARIWGVATFYSFFETKPVGKYVVRVCKSAPCHVLGATNVLETLVRELGIQVGETSKDGKFTLQATSCLGVCGVSPAMMINNATYGNLCEERIREVLSQFA, encoded by the coding sequence ATGAATCCAGTCAAGATTGAACCCATTGTCTACCAGGAGGTCGATGAAATTATCCGGAAATACACCGATGAAAAAACGCCTCTTCTGGCGATTTTGCAGGATATTTCCCTCAAGTGGGGTTACCTTCCCCGGGATGTCATGGGGTATGTGGCTCAAAAACTGGATATTCCTGCCGCCCGGATTTGGGGGGTGGCAACCTTTTATTCGTTTTTTGAGACCAAGCCAGTGGGAAAATACGTTGTCCGGGTATGTAAAAGCGCCCCCTGTCACGTTCTGGGAGCAACGAACGTGCTTGAGACCCTGGTCCGGGAATTGGGAATCCAAGTCGGAGAAACCAGTAAAGATGGCAAGTTCACTTTGCAAGCGACCAGTTGTCTGGGTGTGTGCGGCGTCTCCCCGGCCATGATGATCAACAACGCAACCTATGGAAATCTCTGTGAAGAACGGATTCGGGAAGTGCTCTCGCAATTTGCATAA